From one Lotus japonicus ecotype B-129 chromosome 3, LjGifu_v1.2 genomic stretch:
- the LOC130743192 gene encoding uncharacterized protein LOC130743192, which produces MYTIAHKKKDGSYVNEEARQQIEQLEMEVDNNASEEDAFRTVIGKEHHGYVRGMGFGVCPSKVFKGSGSTSTNGSSVQVNKLQSELETERARVDTLVQEVERFKGLEEKLAFVMQQLAGQGFNQVTDLGSPNEPRRSSSASHNPGNKGSSS; this is translated from the exons ATGTACACTATTGCCCACAAGAAGAAAGATGGATCATATGTGAACGAAGAGGCTAGACAACAGATT GAACAACTTGAAATGGAAGTTGATAACAATGCTTCTGAAGAAGATGCATTCAGAACTGTAATTGGGAAAGAGCATCATGGATATGTACGAGGCATGGGTTTCGGTGTTTGCCCCTCTAAAGTCTTCAAAGGTTCTGGGAGCACATCAACCAATGGTTCTTCTGTACAAGTTAATAAGCTTCAATCAGAATTGGAAACAGAGCGTGCCAGAGTTGATACTTTGGTACAAGAAGTTGAaagatttaaaggtttagaAGAAAAGCTTGCATTTGTTATGCAACAATTGGCTGGCCAAGGATTTAATCAG GTTACTGATTTAGGCTCTCCAAACGAACCAAGGCGATCTTCGTCCGCTAGTCATAATCCCGGAAACAAAGGATCGTCTTCTTAG
- the LOC130743197 gene encoding glutathione S-transferase 3-like, giving the protein MADEVVLLDVWASMFGMRVRIALAEKGVEYEYKEENLRNKSDLLLQMNPVHKKIPVLIHNGKPICESAIIVQYIDEVWKDKAPILPSDPYERAQARFWVDYIDKKVYDTWRKMWLSEGEEHEAGKKELISIFKLLEETLGDKSFYGGDTFGFLDLGLIPFYTWFYTFETFGNFKMETECPKLMDWVKRCMQKETVSKTLPDEKKVYEHVLGMLKAIRESNH; this is encoded by the exons ATGGCGGACGAGGTGGTTTTGTTGGATGTCTGGGCCAGCATGTTTGGTATGAGGGTGAGGATTGCATTAGCTGAAAAGGGTGTTGAGTATGAGTACAAGGAAGAGAATCTCAGGAACAAGAGTGATTTGCTTCTGCAAATGAATCCAGTTCACAAGAAGATCCCAGTTCTCATCCATAATGGCAAACCCATTTGTGAATCTGCAATTATTGTGCAGTACATAGATGAGGTTTGGAAGGACAAAGCTCCAATCTTGCCCTCTGACCCTTATGAGAGAGCTCAAGCTAGATTCTGGGTGGATTACATTGACAAAAAG GTATATGATACTTGGAGGAAAATGTGGCTTTCAGAAGGAGAAGAGCATGAGGCAGGGAAGAAGGagttgatttctatctttaagCTGCTAGAGGAGACACTGGGTGACAAATCATTTTATGGGGGTGACACCTTTGGGTTTCTTGATCTTGGTCTGATCCCATTTTATACCTGGTTTTATACTTTTGAGACGTTTGGCAACTTCAAAATGGAAACAGAGTGTCCTAAACTGATGGATTGGGTCAAGAGATGCATGCAGAAAGAGACTGTGTCCAAAACTCTTCCTGATGAGAAGAAGGTCTATGAACATGTTCTGGGCATGCTGAAAGCAATTCGTGAATCAAATCATTAA